From one Butyricimonas faecihominis genomic stretch:
- a CDS encoding TlpA family protein disulfide reductase — MKKKFVYVLFACLAMVNMALGQQNESRLTLNPEVPVAGQSLELTYNPKGGPLEGRSDLVGIVYMYNFYHWEMGDVQLKQEGDLWKGTFEMPENCAFIAFKFQSTFTLQPDSTDNNNDNGFMFIPKNSAGDYLPGRYLAWGVFRMPSLGSETGNYFSGNYKEISNEAAMMWTDQETKHYPQYGRHFFGTMKSVLKKMYGDNSRPGIAHLLKVMESQPDLTENEYEEISSTYRIDLKNKVKADSINQVILKLFPHGGLARFNRSFELNALPEEEYFAAADQFRKDFPIEAWRKNPNPRGFVYNNFYRELATRYYKSGNYKKLEEILPEMDMVMINDVFRKSVEFAIRKTPTPPETYVEISKKFIDQMIAKVGDGSYRQTIAASPRQAEELARLWLNYYICVHAQVAEKCGRYQEAVDMMNLIDEDQRYISYPAGNEAYIVSLEKLGNHTEAFEAMKGAASAGQMTPVIYDKLREHYTTLKEKPATFEAWIASLKPKHEVEKIKNKLRAEIIDIPFEPFVMESHQGGKVKSASFKKDEIVVIDFWALWCAPCIAALDGMQMAVDLYANDPTVKFYFVITQDEPNREKIDALWKKNDFRNMEVLYDANPKGKNSRNVVYKSMFPGTSGIPQKAILKNGHIRYRAEGYGGSPSGLMDEISYVIEILKEEGNHAEK, encoded by the coding sequence ATGAAAAAGAAATTTGTTTATGTTCTTTTTGCTTGCCTAGCCATGGTTAACATGGCTTTGGGCCAGCAAAACGAGTCCCGCTTGACCTTAAATCCGGAAGTACCCGTGGCCGGTCAGAGTTTGGAATTGACCTATAATCCGAAAGGAGGACCGTTAGAAGGTAGATCCGATTTGGTCGGGATTGTTTATATGTATAATTTTTATCACTGGGAGATGGGCGATGTGCAATTGAAGCAGGAAGGAGATCTTTGGAAAGGAACTTTCGAGATGCCGGAAAATTGTGCTTTTATCGCTTTTAAATTCCAGTCCACGTTTACCTTGCAACCGGACTCAACGGATAATAATAACGATAACGGGTTTATGTTTATCCCCAAAAATAGTGCGGGTGATTATTTGCCGGGTAGATACCTTGCTTGGGGTGTATTCCGGATGCCTTCGCTGGGATCGGAAACCGGGAATTATTTTTCCGGGAACTACAAGGAGATTTCTAACGAGGCCGCGATGATGTGGACGGATCAGGAGACAAAACATTATCCTCAATATGGTCGCCACTTTTTCGGGACTATGAAATCAGTTTTGAAAAAAATGTATGGGGATAACAGTCGTCCCGGAATAGCACACTTGTTGAAAGTCATGGAAAGCCAACCGGATTTGACCGAGAATGAATACGAGGAAATCAGTAGTACTTACCGGATTGATTTGAAAAATAAAGTGAAAGCGGATAGTATCAATCAGGTGATCCTCAAATTGTTCCCGCACGGGGGCTTGGCTCGTTTTAACCGTTCTTTCGAGTTGAATGCTTTGCCTGAAGAGGAATACTTTGCGGCTGCCGATCAGTTTCGAAAAGATTTCCCGATAGAGGCATGGAGGAAGAATCCGAATCCTAGAGGATTCGTGTATAATAATTTTTATCGGGAGTTGGCCACGAGGTATTACAAATCGGGGAATTACAAGAAACTGGAAGAAATATTGCCTGAGATGGATATGGTAATGATCAATGATGTATTCCGGAAAAGTGTCGAGTTTGCTATTCGGAAAACTCCCACGCCACCGGAAACCTATGTCGAGATTTCAAAGAAATTCATCGACCAGATGATTGCTAAGGTGGGTGACGGTTCGTATCGGCAGACGATAGCAGCTTCTCCCCGACAAGCGGAAGAGCTTGCTCGCTTGTGGTTGAATTACTACATCTGTGTTCATGCTCAAGTTGCCGAAAAATGTGGTCGTTACCAAGAGGCCGTGGACATGATGAATTTGATTGACGAGGATCAACGGTATATCTCTTATCCGGCAGGAAATGAGGCATACATCGTGAGTCTGGAAAAGTTAGGAAACCATACTGAGGCTTTCGAAGCAATGAAAGGTGCGGCAAGTGCCGGGCAGATGACTCCGGTAATTTATGACAAATTAAGAGAGCATTATACTACCTTGAAGGAGAAACCTGCCACATTCGAGGCATGGATTGCATCTCTGAAACCGAAGCATGAGGTAGAAAAAATCAAGAATAAACTTCGTGCAGAAATTATAGATATACCTTTTGAACCCTTTGTCATGGAATCACATCAGGGAGGAAAAGTGAAATCTGCCAGTTTCAAAAAAGATGAAATCGTGGTGATTGATTTTTGGGCTTTGTGGTGTGCGCCTTGTATTGCTGCTTTAGATGGGATGCAGATGGCCGTGGATCTTTATGCTAATGATCCGACCGTGAAATTTTATTTCGTGATCACGCAAGATGAACCGAACCGTGAAAAGATAGATGCTCTTTGGAAGAAGAATGATTTCCGGAACATGGAAGTCCTTTATGATGCGAATCCGAAAGGAAAGAATTCACGGAATGTCGTGTATAAATCCATGTTTCCCGGAACATCGGGTATTCCTCAAAAAGCCATCCTTAAAAACGGGCATATCCGCTATCGTGCGGAAGGGTACGGTGGAAGTCCCAGCGGTCTGATGGATGAGATTTCTTATGTTATCGAGATTCTTAAAGAGGAGGGAAATCATGCTGAGAAATAA
- a CDS encoding RagB/SusD family nutrient uptake outer membrane protein, with translation MMKNKIFILGAITGMLTLGACGNFLEEESQSEVIPKTTSDFSELLLGTGYPDDAEPNFSFISLMDDDCAHFLTYASTSDPEGTVGTSNAITQFPIYSWQPTLADYDGYDSEINVTASSTTYAQFYSKILGCNAVLDYIDDAIGTQEDRDRVKAEALAVRALMYFQLVNIYGEPYNHNKEALGVPVRLVSDLTEKHIERSTVGYIYEEVILKDLLEAARLLDPLPIMRKNYRVNQPAIHILLSRVYLYMENYTECIAEVKKAEQQGIQLLNMVNNLDVIANGNLYTPIAYTNPEVEWLFGPCAVANHWEYQPATAPDFRALWDQENDQRFLANCFKSQDESNTVYMQKPNGSSQLGQSIRSAEAFLNRMEAYALSGEEGLALSELNDFRKTRIVGYSDVNLSGQALLDEIRLERRKELCFEGHRWFDLRRQGMPEIKHTYKAEKGGSVYEYVLKQGDPMYTIPFPNSVMLQNRSLVQNPSREMSARQGEIK, from the coding sequence ATGATGAAAAATAAGATATTTATTTTAGGGGCTATCACGGGGATGCTTACTTTGGGGGCTTGTGGAAATTTTTTGGAGGAAGAATCCCAGAGTGAGGTAATTCCGAAGACTACATCAGACTTTTCTGAACTTTTGTTGGGTACGGGGTATCCTGATGATGCAGAGCCTAATTTTTCTTTTATTTCTTTGATGGATGATGACTGTGCTCATTTTTTGACTTATGCCAGCACGAGTGATCCGGAAGGAACAGTGGGCACGTCCAATGCGATAACTCAGTTCCCGATCTATTCATGGCAACCGACTCTTGCCGATTATGACGGTTATGATAGTGAGATTAATGTAACGGCAAGTTCTACCACGTATGCCCAGTTCTATTCAAAGATACTGGGGTGTAATGCCGTGTTGGATTACATTGATGATGCGATAGGAACCCAGGAAGATCGAGACCGGGTGAAAGCAGAAGCGCTTGCAGTGAGGGCTTTAATGTATTTTCAACTGGTAAATATTTACGGGGAACCTTATAATCATAATAAGGAGGCGTTGGGAGTTCCGGTAAGATTGGTTTCCGATTTGACGGAAAAGCATATTGAACGTTCCACGGTTGGGTATATCTATGAAGAGGTGATACTGAAAGACTTGCTGGAGGCAGCCCGTTTGCTGGATCCTCTTCCGATTATGCGTAAGAATTACCGGGTCAATCAGCCGGCAATCCATATTTTACTTTCCCGGGTTTACTTGTATATGGAAAATTATACGGAATGTATTGCTGAGGTAAAGAAGGCCGAACAACAAGGTATCCAATTATTGAACATGGTAAATAACTTGGATGTCATTGCAAATGGTAATCTTTACACGCCCATTGCTTATACAAATCCGGAAGTAGAATGGCTATTTGGTCCATGTGCGGTTGCGAATCATTGGGAGTATCAACCGGCTACGGCTCCTGATTTCAGGGCTTTATGGGATCAGGAGAATGACCAGCGTTTCTTGGCAAATTGCTTTAAGTCTCAGGATGAATCAAATACCGTATACATGCAAAAACCCAATGGATCTTCCCAATTGGGGCAATCCATTCGTTCTGCAGAGGCTTTCTTGAATCGAATGGAGGCTTATGCTCTCTCCGGAGAAGAGGGATTGGCCTTGTCTGAATTGAATGATTTTCGAAAGACACGAATTGTCGGTTACTCGGATGTTAATTTGAGCGGTCAGGCTTTGTTGGATGAGATTCGTTTGGAACGCCGGAAAGAACTTTGTTTTGAAGGACATCGTTGGTTTGATTTACGTCGTCAGGGAATGCCGGAGATCAAGCATACTTACAAGGCAGAAAAGGGAGGATCTGTTTATGAATATGTGTTGAAACAGGGTGATCCCATGTACACGATTCCGTTCCCGAATAGTGTCATGTTACAAAATAGATCTCTTGTCCAGAATCCTTCAAGGGAAATGAGTGCGAGACAGGGAGAGATAAAATAA
- a CDS encoding SusC/RagA family TonB-linked outer membrane protein, with the protein MKLCLLFICVFTLTLSASSFAQQERVSFDLKNVSVKVLLDEIQKQTSWCFLFNPEQTKQLGKLSLRVENETVEEVLNRILKDTDLTFKFKNDLIMIVPKEEVKDDDKKKKDIQIVGLVTDNNKLPLPGVTVIVKGLTIGTATDASGKYTLSLPKTEKFSLLFSFIGMKTKEVVYTGKDTINVVMQEDVETLDDVIVTGYATIDRGSYVGAVTQIRAEDIQVAGEATIDQMLQGVIPGMSVVNRTGKVGGSPKIRIRGTSTLLGNQEPLWVVDGVIQTDPLPLPDDASPISSEMDGLRETASNAISWLNPADIETITVLKDASATAIYGTRATNGVIVITTKKAKGDGLNISYSGNFSVGMKPSYRMYDMMNSQEHMRFSRELWEDRDSYNQNIQPIGYAGLIQKLQKKEITQQQFEQEYRKMENMNTDWFDILFRNSFSHVHNISISAQGEKVSSRFSIGINSTKGEAKGNDMLTLTANSNTTFRLDERLIIDLQLNGTYRETKDFAFGVSPYEYALNTARDIPAYNEDGSLYYYEKAGATSYSIPDKVAYNYNILNERDNSGTETDGTNLQAALNLRWNLLKDLEFQTTASYAIATNKIKSWATEYTHYIAQIRGYEVGEILPNSAEQYASILPFGGLLQSEYAQTKNYSFRSSLVYNKLFNEDHRLTLNLGFQVNSVEQDGNANLRYGYLYYRGEKFATVPTEITAANGLLKNSRDLHDEMRAGTTVTTTKNNTVSEYFTAVYGYKERYILNFNARLDASNRFGQDENNRFNPSLSIGVKWRIGNEPFMTWASSWYDMFDISFSYGWRGNAVEAVSPYLIAKDGGLNKYFQQYTLEMVSLPYPDLGWEKTEDWNLGVDFSFFEGRMSAGLSWYNKISHVLASRDVPIENGVANAYVDGTTMKNTGYELAISVTPVRTKDFTWSLSFNTSKVKNTIRNNERENTRDDYLNGTAIVDGEKYGTFYGFAFNGLDPTNGRPTFKNLDIDVTENDLDYLVKLGCLEPDISGGLNTSLRYKRLNLRASFAMSFGAQALLPEFFATAGAPRPEQNAPRYLFKRWREPGDERITNIPSIPAGNPNEMAIQLPVEGYVSMSPYAMYNQSDLRVADTDFIRCRQISLQYDLPDAWVNKIGVRRASVNASLSNPFFIAFDKAWEGRDPETATWPARRTFSWSLTLNF; encoded by the coding sequence ATGAAATTGTGTCTCTTGTTTATCTGTGTTTTCACGTTGACACTTTCAGCTAGCTCGTTTGCTCAACAAGAGCGGGTTAGTTTTGATTTGAAGAACGTGTCGGTGAAAGTTTTGTTGGATGAAATTCAAAAACAGACGAGTTGGTGTTTCCTCTTTAATCCGGAGCAAACGAAACAATTGGGAAAGTTGTCGTTACGGGTGGAGAATGAAACCGTGGAAGAGGTGTTGAATCGTATTTTGAAGGATACGGATTTAACGTTTAAATTTAAAAATGATCTTATCATGATTGTACCTAAAGAGGAGGTAAAGGATGATGATAAGAAAAAGAAAGATATTCAGATTGTCGGCTTGGTAACGGATAATAATAAATTGCCTTTACCGGGAGTAACTGTGATCGTGAAGGGATTGACGATAGGAACTGCCACGGATGCCAGTGGAAAATATACTTTGTCGCTTCCTAAAACGGAGAAGTTTTCTTTACTTTTCTCTTTTATTGGAATGAAGACGAAAGAAGTGGTATATACTGGTAAAGATACGATTAATGTTGTGATGCAGGAGGATGTCGAGACCTTGGACGACGTGATTGTAACCGGTTATGCAACCATCGATCGCGGTAGTTATGTGGGTGCCGTGACTCAAATTCGTGCGGAGGATATACAGGTGGCCGGGGAAGCTACGATTGACCAGATGTTACAAGGTGTGATTCCGGGAATGTCTGTTGTAAACAGAACCGGAAAGGTCGGGGGATCCCCAAAAATCCGTATTCGGGGAACTTCAACGTTGTTGGGAAACCAAGAACCGCTTTGGGTGGTTGACGGGGTGATACAAACAGATCCTCTTCCTCTTCCGGATGATGCTAGTCCTATTTCTTCCGAGATGGATGGGTTACGGGAAACGGCAAGTAATGCGATTTCTTGGCTTAATCCTGCCGATATCGAAACGATTACCGTGTTGAAGGACGCTTCAGCCACGGCTATTTACGGAACACGGGCCACCAATGGGGTGATCGTGATCACGACCAAGAAAGCAAAAGGAGATGGACTGAATATCTCGTACAGCGGTAATTTTAGCGTGGGTATGAAACCTAGTTATCGTATGTATGACATGATGAATTCTCAAGAGCATATGAGATTTTCTCGGGAGTTATGGGAAGATCGGGATAGCTACAACCAGAATATCCAGCCGATCGGGTATGCCGGGTTGATACAAAAATTGCAAAAGAAAGAGATTACTCAACAGCAATTCGAGCAGGAGTATCGGAAAATGGAGAATATGAATACCGACTGGTTTGACATTCTGTTTCGGAACAGTTTCAGTCATGTCCATAATATCAGTATATCAGCACAAGGCGAAAAAGTTTCCAGTCGTTTTTCGATAGGAATTAATAGCACGAAAGGCGAGGCAAAAGGAAACGATATGTTAACATTAACAGCTAATTCTAATACCACATTCCGGTTGGATGAGCGTTTGATTATTGATCTTCAGTTAAATGGTACCTATCGTGAGACGAAAGACTTTGCTTTTGGAGTAAGCCCTTATGAATATGCACTCAACACGGCACGGGACATTCCGGCTTATAATGAAGACGGGTCTTTGTATTATTACGAAAAAGCTGGAGCAACAAGCTATTCCATTCCCGATAAAGTTGCCTATAACTATAACATTCTAAATGAACGTGATAATTCCGGAACAGAAACGGACGGTACGAATTTGCAGGCAGCTTTAAACCTACGGTGGAATTTACTGAAGGATTTAGAATTTCAGACGACGGCATCTTATGCTATAGCGACGAATAAAATCAAATCATGGGCAACGGAGTACACGCATTATATTGCCCAGATTCGTGGTTATGAGGTGGGAGAAATTCTACCTAACTCAGCGGAGCAATATGCCAGTATTCTTCCGTTTGGAGGTTTATTGCAATCGGAATATGCTCAAACTAAAAACTATTCTTTTAGAAGTAGTTTAGTCTATAATAAGCTATTTAATGAAGATCATCGACTGACCCTGAATTTGGGTTTCCAAGTAAATTCCGTGGAACAAGATGGGAATGCAAACTTGCGCTATGGTTATCTATATTACCGGGGAGAAAAGTTTGCCACGGTTCCCACGGAAATAACGGCTGCCAATGGTTTACTCAAAAATTCACGAGATCTTCATGATGAAATGCGTGCGGGAACCACGGTGACAACAACGAAGAATAACACCGTTAGTGAGTATTTCACGGCTGTATATGGTTATAAAGAACGCTATATTTTGAATTTCAATGCTCGTTTGGATGCATCTAACCGTTTCGGTCAGGATGAAAATAACAGGTTTAATCCCAGTTTGTCAATCGGTGTAAAATGGCGTATCGGTAACGAGCCGTTTATGACGTGGGCTTCTTCATGGTACGATATGTTTGATATTTCATTTTCTTACGGTTGGCGGGGAAATGCCGTGGAAGCCGTTTCTCCCTATCTGATCGCTAAAGATGGCGGGTTAAATAAATATTTCCAACAGTATACCCTTGAAATGGTATCCTTACCTTATCCTGATTTGGGATGGGAGAAAACAGAAGATTGGAACCTGGGAGTAGATTTCTCCTTTTTTGAAGGAAGAATGAGTGCAGGTCTTAGCTGGTATAATAAGATCAGTCACGTTTTGGCTTCGCGGGATGTTCCGATTGAAAATGGGGTCGCCAATGCTTACGTTGATGGAACGACCATGAAGAATACCGGATACGAATTGGCTATTAGTGTCACTCCGGTAAGAACGAAAGATTTTACGTGGTCTCTTTCTTTCAACACGAGTAAGGTAAAAAATACCATTCGGAATAATGAACGGGAAAATACACGTGATGATTATCTCAATGGAACGGCTATTGTTGATGGGGAAAAATACGGGACTTTCTATGGGTTTGCATTTAACGGTTTGGACCCGACTAACGGAAGACCTACATTTAAAAATTTGGATATAGACGTTACGGAGAATGATTTGGATTATCTGGTCAAACTAGGTTGCTTGGAACCGGATATTTCCGGAGGTCTGAATACCTCCTTGCGGTACAAGAGATTGAATTTACGGGCTAGTTTTGCCATGTCGTTCGGTGCGCAGGCTCTTCTCCCTGAATTTTTTGCCACGGCAGGAGCTCCGCGGCCGGAGCAGAATGCCCCGCGTTATCTGTTTAAGCGTTGGCGGGAACCGGGGGATGAGAGAATCACGAATATTCCTTCCATTCCAGCCGGGAATCCAAATGAAATGGCTATTCAATTACCCGTAGAGGGTTATGTTTCCATGAGTCCTTACGCAATGTACAATCAGTCAGACTTGCGGGTAGCTGATACTGATTTTATCCGGTGTCGGCAGATTTCTTTACAATACGATTTACCTGACGCTTGGGTAAATAAGATTGGGGTCAGACGGGCTTCGGTGAATGCCTCTCTTTCTAATCCATTTTTTATTGCTTTTGACAAAGCGTGGGAAGGACGTGATCCTGAGACGGCAACTTGGCCCGCTCGTCGAACCTTTTCTTGGTCGTTGACTCTTAATTTTTAA
- a CDS encoding FecR family protein — MDLYDENIARLIRHSLIGELSEQERGKLEAWLRDSEEHQVLFEKIKKEIRISSESSLFRSLNDEVAWQKFKITTRERKRRVYVRRILTYAAVIVLPLAVVTVFLFLNREKNTLPIASERVVKITPGGPRAVLITADQTVHELNGVQGQREIEVEKGVVIKQGGANLEYDSLVAPVQEVALAMNTLKIPRGGEFRLKLSDGTNVYLNSASELKYPVRFDEKERKVYLSGEAYFEVTKDSDRPFYVVTEEVQVRVYGTEFNVNTHQPGKVHTVLVDGKVGIKKRGMTGEITMKPGELASFDRNAGTFEVKEVDVRQYVVWKDGYFTFENESLEQILNTLSLWYDVDVFFQSESAKQLVFTGYMKRYNDISEILNAITEVVGVNFTINGKTIIVSK; from the coding sequence ATGGATCTGTACGATGAAAATATTGCCCGGTTAATACGACATTCCTTGATAGGAGAACTCTCCGAACAGGAACGGGGGAAGCTGGAGGCATGGTTACGTGATTCGGAAGAGCATCAGGTACTTTTTGAGAAAATCAAGAAAGAAATTCGCATCTCTTCTGAAAGTTCTCTTTTCCGCTCGTTGAATGACGAGGTGGCTTGGCAAAAGTTTAAAATTACCACCCGGGAAAGGAAAAGACGTGTCTATGTCAGGAGAATTTTGACATATGCGGCGGTGATCGTGTTGCCGTTGGCGGTTGTTACGGTTTTTTTGTTTTTAAATCGGGAAAAGAATACGCTTCCAATAGCGTCTGAACGTGTGGTTAAAATTACTCCCGGGGGGCCGAGGGCGGTATTGATCACGGCCGATCAAACCGTTCACGAGTTAAATGGCGTGCAGGGGCAGCGAGAGATAGAAGTGGAAAAAGGGGTGGTGATTAAACAAGGGGGAGCTAATTTGGAATATGATTCTTTAGTTGCCCCGGTGCAAGAAGTGGCGTTAGCCATGAACACGCTAAAGATTCCTCGCGGGGGAGAATTCCGGTTAAAATTATCGGATGGGACGAATGTCTATTTGAATTCTGCTTCGGAACTGAAATATCCGGTGCGCTTTGATGAAAAGGAACGAAAGGTTTATTTGTCGGGAGAGGCCTATTTTGAGGTGACGAAGGATTCGGATCGACCTTTCTACGTGGTGACGGAGGAGGTACAGGTCCGCGTGTATGGGACTGAGTTTAACGTGAACACGCATCAACCGGGGAAAGTTCACACCGTGTTGGTTGACGGTAAGGTCGGGATCAAAAAAAGAGGAATGACCGGGGAGATTACGATGAAACCGGGGGAATTGGCTAGTTTTGACCGGAATGCGGGAACATTCGAGGTGAAAGAAGTGGATGTGCGGCAATATGTGGTTTGGAAAGACGGGTATTTTACCTTTGAGAACGAGAGTCTGGAACAGATTCTGAACACGCTTTCACTTTGGTATGATGTTGACGTGTTCTTTCAGTCGGAATCCGCTAAACAACTGGTATTTACCGGGTATATGAAACGGTATAATGATATATCTGAAATTCTGAACGCGATTACGGAGGTTGTAGGAGTAAACTTTACGATAAACGGAAAAACTATAATAGTATCTAAATAA
- a CDS encoding RNA polymerase sigma-70 factor has translation MNGTEQDFIRRINIKEETAFHDLFLKFRNYLVLFAMRRIDQLDAAEDIVQETFITVWENKKIYNSYQGLKAYLYELVQNKCTNYLKHKQVEDKYVSYVKTTGEETEGDYNLMQEEIYRELYMAVRELPEKCQKVFELHLEGKKNDEIAEILGISVLTVKSHKQNAIHILKKKMGNLFLLYTYIYEV, from the coding sequence ATGAATGGTACAGAGCAAGATTTTATTCGTCGTATAAATATAAAAGAGGAGACCGCTTTTCATGATTTATTCCTGAAATTCCGGAATTATCTGGTGCTGTTTGCCATGCGACGCATTGATCAGCTGGATGCGGCGGAGGATATCGTGCAGGAGACTTTTATTACCGTGTGGGAGAATAAAAAGATATATAATTCCTATCAAGGTTTGAAAGCGTATTTGTACGAGCTGGTACAGAATAAGTGTACCAATTACTTGAAACATAAACAGGTGGAGGATAAATATGTTTCTTACGTGAAAACCACGGGGGAGGAGACGGAGGGGGATTATAACTTGATGCAGGAGGAAATCTATCGGGAATTATATATGGCAGTTCGGGAGTTGCCGGAAAAGTGTCAGAAGGTTTTTGAATTGCACTTGGAGGGGAAAAAGAATGATGAGATTGCTGAAATACTGGGAATCTCCGTGTTGACCGTGAAGTCTCACAAGCAAAATGCGATTCATATTCTCAAAAAGAAAATGGGAAATCTCTTCCTTTTATACACCTATATCTACGAGGTGTAA